The genomic stretch ATATCCCTCATCCTACTTGTCTGCAGAATTTCTAATTCATGAAGAGCGCTCAGTGAACTccaagagaaagagcagaaatccTGTCGTGTTTCAGCTGATTGAGATGAAAGTGTGCAAATGCAACTTTTGTCATAGAAATTTCAGGGGATAGCTACAATCTGTGTTAAcaggaacaaaatgaagaaataactGCCTTAAATGACAGTGTCTTGAGAACAGGGAAAGATGTGAGAGgtcaaagacaggaaaaggaatgTACTTTTGTTAACACAGGAGCAACTGGCTGTTAAGAGTTGTTCATAATTATTGCAAGGTAAATAAATAAGGCCCACCTGACTTTCATCTTCTAGGCCTTTTAGAGGGAAGCTGGAGACAAATATAAAGAGGAGGATGAGTCTTGTTTGGCTCTACTTCTCAAAgacactttgcaaaaaaaaaggcagcataacACGTTGTGCATAGTTTTCTTACAGATATCTTACTGAAAGTCCATATAGAGGTGATATTGCACAAATTAGAATTGATAGTTTCTCATTGTTACTGAATTTATGATCGCTTCTCACTTTCACTTTAATAGTGTTGTCAGAAACAACCATGTAAGTACATTTTGTTCTATGTTAATACATAATCTTTATTAGAAGAGGGGGTGTTTATAAGTggaacattttgaaaatgtactTTGTTAGAGATGCAgaacttattttatttgcttaataaaTCTTTTCAAGTAATTCCTGGAATATCAAGAACGGGATTAATTCATGTGTCAGTGTTGCTAAGAATACTTTTGTTTCTTAGACATTCAGCAAAGCTTGGAACACAACTGGCTGATCTCCACCTTCATAACCAGCAACTTggagagaagctgaagaaagaagaaagcacagtTGGTACAGTACACAGCTGTTTGCAAATTTAACCTAGTTAATAATAATCTACAAAATAGTTAAAATAGCTTTTGTTATTTCAGGATAAGTTCGTCTTCTTCCACTAAAGATATTATGAAAATAGATTTGGATGAAACACCCAGCAGGGGATTGTCCTTTTGCTTTTGGTTGCTCTATTCGGATCTATGTAAGCAAAACGTTTATTCAATTTGGGACCCTTGGTATCCCAAACAACAGTTTCTGCAAGGACATGGTATCAGAGGAGATACGCTAGCTCAAAATATGATTATGAAGATTATAATATAGCTGCTTTCCATCAGGCTTTAAGCTTAAAACCCAACCATTGTAAGAAAAAGAGTAttaagatgcaattttttttattcttagtaGAAGCAGCGTTGTACCCTTGCATAGTTTTTAAGGTCCATTTGCATTGTAGATACCTAGAATCTTGTCATTAGTATTGGATTTTTGTCTTTGGTTTGAAAGGTAAAGGTCAAGGGCAAATGGAAGTCCAGTTTGTGGATCAATTTGGCTTTCATACAGTTACCTGCTGTGGCTATCTTCCACAGGTAGGTTGTCCTTCATCAGACCGATAGAATTTTAAGTTTATCTTACTTTCCCTTCAGTGACACAAAGGGCCAAAATTATCAtaatggaaattaatttatttctgtggagtcataaaaagaaaaaacattgttcAGCCTGCTAAGGAAAGTAGTGCTTTGGACAGCGCTTACAGCTGCATTGGATGCTTATAGCTCTTCAATTTCTTGGGTTTTATCactttgagaaaattatttattcCCCTAATTTAATCTTTTAAGATAACGGTCTATTAAATGGTAGCATTTACTGTCCTGGATGGTATCAGCACAAAGGCTGTATAATCCTccaaagctttatttaaaaaagaagaaaattggtCTTTTGCGTCATGTAGAACTGACATCTACAACCCTGTTCCTCCAGGTGAATGACTGGCAGAATGACTGGGTGACTTTCTTTGCCAAGCAAAGAATCCAGCCGCAGATGGACATGATCGAAAAGAATTCAGGAGACAGGGAAGCAAGAGAACTTTGGGCACAACTTCAGGTAGGAGAAGTTCTCTCAACTCTCATTATGGTGATAGCTAAATATCAGTTGGTTAGACTTTCTTTTCATAAACCAAAGTTCCTGTTTGTTGGTTCTGTTGGTAAGAGATTCCATCTTTTAGGGattaaaatgccttttattttaagatataatGGTTTTTGCCACATCACCCTATGCTAATATTCCAAGGTGAATGCGTGCCAAAGAGCACTTTGCCTTACTGTTTGGGAAATACTAGATTACGTTCACACTTCTCATTCCCTCCAACACGCTCATGATGAGAAATGTATGTAAGCAGTACTGTTCTGCACATTACCTACTCATTTAAGGTTTGCATCTGATTAAGTGACTATAGTATTAGTTATATATTTATTAGTTACTTTCTAGAAATCTCTTCAAGGTTGGTGAGAGATTCCTGAGCCTTCTAATGATGAAGTGTGTGGTCGGGGTTGTTGTTATTGTTAAAGCTGGTCAATATCGCAGCACCGaatgctattttaaattttttattttcttagtgctAAAAAACATTTGGACGATTATTCTTCAGCTGCTGGCTTTTATGAAAAATAGAAATCCTCTTgattttctcagcatttctgtTGACTAGGTCCTATGCCACTtccaagtttgtttgttttttttttttaacagacttttAAGAAGTTTCAATTCATGCTCTGGATGTATGCAGATAAAACTCTAATCATTCACATTAAAATGTAGTACTTAAtgtgtcttgctttttttcccctgcagctgaAGATACCCAGTTTGTTCTGTGACATAGAAATTGTTCCTGCTCTCCTGCATGGAGATCTCTGGGGAGGAAATGTAGCTGAGGATGATTCTGGTCCAATTATCTTCGATCCGGCTTCTTTCTACGGCCATTCAGAGTATGAGCTTGCAATAGCTGGGATGTTTGGTGGCTTCAGCAGTTCTTTTTACTCTGCTTACCACAGTAAAATTCCCAAAGCTGCAGGGTTTGAGAAACG from Chroicocephalus ridibundus chromosome 14, bChrRid1.1, whole genome shotgun sequence encodes the following:
- the LOC134523231 gene encoding ketosamine-3-kinase-like — translated: MEDALRRELGTAVLRPTGHSGGGCISQGQSYDTDRGRVYVKSNSKAEARRMFEGEMASLEAILKTQTIKVPKPIKVIDLPGGTTLFVMEHLEMRGLNRHSAKLGTQLADLHLHNQQLGEKLKKEESTVGKGQGQMEVQFVDQFGFHTVTCCGYLPQVNDWQNDWVTFFAKQRIQPQMDMIEKNSGDREARELWAQLQLKIPSLFCDIEIVPALLHGDLWGGNVAEDDSGPIIFDPASFYGHSEYELAIAGMFGGFSSSFYSAYHSKIPKAAGFEKRLKLYQLFHYMNHWNHFGTGYRGSSLNIMRNLIK